TCTCAACAGGGCCAGGGGATTCATCTCCCTCAGCATGAAGGAGATTACTAGGGCATATAAGGAAGCTCTTTTATCAAAACTCGATAATTTAAGAAATGAATTGGATTCAATATCGAAAATTGATGAGAAGACTTACAGAAATCTCAGCGTTAGCTTGGATGAGCTGGAGGATAGGATAGCATCGATATCCCCGGATAATGCCTCTAAAACATACTGGGATGTCACTAACCGGATGGAGGAGATGAAGAAGATCGTAGATTCTAAGAGGGAAAGCCTCATGAGCGATATAGCTAAATTATCCCTAGTTCTCATAACCCTACTCTTGATTTCAATCGTTTCCATAACAATGCTTATCTTGAGAGTTTGGAGAGGGGAGACTGGTAGAGGGTGAGCTCTGAATGTGCGGGATAGTGGGGATCGTCAGGAGCAGGGTAGGGGTGCTCTCAGATCTCCTCAAGTCTCTGAAGAGCCTTGAATACAGGGGCTACGATTCCGCAGGGATCGCGATCTCGCTTGGAGATGATATCTTCATCCTGAAGGGAGTCGGGACGATAGATCAAGTCATAAGAGGGGCAGAGATCCCCGATGGGAGTATAGGGATAGGGCATACGAGATGGGCGACCCACGGTGGTGTGAGCCTTGAGAACGCTCACCCTCAAGTATCATGCGATGGGAAGATAGCTGTAGTTCATAACGGTACCTTGGATGGATTCGAGCAGCTGAGGGAGGATCTGAGAGCGAGGGGACATTCATTCAGGTCTGAGACAGATACGGAGGTTATAGCTCATCTAGTTGAGGAGGGGATGAGGGAGGGGCTGAGCCCCCTTTTATCCCTTCACAGGGCCGTGAGGATGCTGGAGGGAAGTTACGCTATAGCGATGATCTCAGCCGGGCACAACTCAATATACTTAGCTAGGAGGAAGAGCCCTCTCGTGATAGGGCTGGGGAAGGGGGAGAACTATTGCGCATCCGATGTATCTGCCTTGCTTCATCTCACTAAGGAATTCATATTTCTAGAGGATGGGGAGCTGGCTGAGATAACTCCTGGCGATGTGAGGATCTGGAGGGGGGATGGAGAGCTCGTAGCTATAGAGAGGAGGGCCGAGGTAGTCGACTGGTCCCCTCAGCAGATGGAAAAGGGGAGATATGAGCATTTCATGCTGAAGGAAATAAATGAGCAACCTTACATAATGATGAAAATAGCTGATACAATAGAGTACTATAAGAAGTTCTCCGAGAGGCTCGAATCGGCGCTCAAGAGCGGATCACTATCCATAGTGGCCGCGGGCACATCCATGCACGCTGGTCTCATAGGGAAATTTTACCTCTCAACTCTAGCCGGATTTGGATCGGATGTGATCATAGCATCGGAATTCCCGGAGTGGTCGAGACACATAGCGAATGGGGACGTTATACTCGCTATAAGCCAGTCCGGGGAGACAGCGGATGTGCTAGAGGCTGTTAGGATAGCTAGGGATAGGGGAGCTAAGGTATTTTCAATAGTTAACGTCCCGGGTAGTACTCTAACTAGGCTCTCCGACGAGTACGTTTTCATACAAGCGGGCCCTGAGGTTGGTGTAGCTGCTACGAAGACGTTCACAGCTCAAGTAGCCTCCCTATATGTGATATCCTCCCTGATCTCCGATCCCACTTCCTCTGAGGATCTAAGGGAGAAGCTCCTCAGCATCTCCAATTCGATCCTGAAGGATATGGGAAGGGTGGACGAGGAATCTAGGAAAATAGCTGGTCTATTGAAATCGAGGGAGCACGTCTTCTTCCTGGGTAGGGGTGTGAATTATCCCACAGCTTTGGAGGGGGCGCTCAAGCTGAAGGAGATAAGTTACATACACGCAGAGGGTTATGCAGCGGGCGAGTATAAGCACGGGCCCCTCGCATTGATAGAAGAGGGGGTGCCTGTAATAGCTTTGATACCGAAGGAGAGGAGCCTGATAAATAAGATAATATACAATTTGATGGAAGTTAAGGCCAGGGGCTCATTCACAGTAACTATTCAGCCGCCTGACGTGAGCCTGCCCTCAGACAGAAGGCTCGTAGTTGATGTCGAGGATGAGCTCACATCGCCCCTGATCTACGCGATCCCTCTCCAACTGATAGCTTACTACACAGCCCTAGAGCTAGGAAGGAACCCAGATAAGCCCAGGAACCTGGCCAAGAGTGTTACAGTAGAGTAATTACTCCAATGTCACGAATAGTACATTATTTCCCCTTATGAAAAGGGTTCCCACGCTTCTTTTAACCTCTCCTGATGCTGGATCAACTTCTCTCGCAGAATCGAGCACTAGATTCATCATTTCATCATAAACGATGAGCTTTCCAACTATCTGGCTCCCATTCTTCAACCTAACGGTCACTTCCGCACCATGGGATTTCTTAAGGTGAGATAGAGGGAGTTCCTTACCCGAATCCATACTTATTCACCTCCATCATTAAAAATAAATGTTTTTCTCACCTGCTGCTGAGGGCTATCCTCTCTATCTCCTCCTTCCTCCTTATAGCGAAACTCCTGTTCCTATCGTACTCTGCAGCAGCGATTATTTCCTCCGCTAGGGCCTCGGCTAGGCTTCTTGGACTCCTGAAAGCCTTCATAGCTGCTCCCTGTGCTATATGCCTTATCGCTAGATCGACCATCCTGCTGGGGGATGTGTCCACAGCGTGGAAGTAACTCACGCCTCCGTACATTATCCTCGTGACCTCCTCCCTTATTATTGAATTTTCTATAGCATCAAGGAATACTTGAATAGGATTTTTCCCAGTTCTCAATTCTATTATCTCGAATGCATACTTCACAGTCCTCATGGCCTTCAGCTTCTTCCCCTGATTCTTACTGTTGACGTGATCCTTCCTGCTGCCGGAGTTCATGGCCTGACCCATCAGCCTGTTCACCAGCCTCTCCACTATGGGGATCTCCAGCTTCCCGAATTTCTTATGCTCATGCCTACCTCCTGTGTGCGGCAGGTAAACTGGCTTGAGTGATATGACATTCTTCAAAGCTGCGTTCTCTATTCTAAGATCATCATAACTCCACCTTCCAAACAACTTTATCTGAGTCTCTGGATTAGATTCACTACTCATAGCGATCACCTGCTGGGCTTCTCCTTCTTCCCCCTGAGTATAGCTTCTAGTGAGACCCCGTTCACCTTTATCACCTTGAACCTGACGCCCGGTATATCTCCCATGGATCTGCCTCTGGATCCACCTATCCCCTCCACAACGACCTCATCGTGCTCATTTATCACATTGAGAGCTCCGTCTCCCGGAGCAAATGCTGTTATTATAACACCGTTCTTCGCTAGCTGAACTTTCACAGCTTTTCTGAGTCCTGAATGCGGCTGCCTGGCCTCGAGTCCTACCTTCTCGAGAACTATGCCTC
The sequence above is drawn from the Candidatus Korarchaeum cryptofilum OPF8 genome and encodes:
- a CDS encoding U6 snRNA-associated Sm-like protein LSm6, whose amino-acid sequence is MDSGKELPLSHLKKSHGAEVTVRLKNGSQIVGKLIVYDEMMNLVLDSAREVDPASGEVKRSVGTLFIRGNNVLFVTLE
- a CDS encoding 30S ribosomal protein S7; the protein is MSSESNPETQIKLFGRWSYDDLRIENAALKNVISLKPVYLPHTGGRHEHKKFGKLEIPIVERLVNRLMGQAMNSGSRKDHVNSKNQGKKLKAMRTVKYAFEIIELRTGKNPIQVFLDAIENSIIREEVTRIMYGGVSYFHAVDTSPSRMVDLAIRHIAQGAAMKAFRSPRSLAEALAEEIIAAAEYDRNRSFAIRRKEEIERIALSSR
- the glmS gene encoding glutamine--fructose-6-phosphate transaminase (isomerizing), whose translation is MCGIVGIVRSRVGVLSDLLKSLKSLEYRGYDSAGIAISLGDDIFILKGVGTIDQVIRGAEIPDGSIGIGHTRWATHGGVSLENAHPQVSCDGKIAVVHNGTLDGFEQLREDLRARGHSFRSETDTEVIAHLVEEGMREGLSPLLSLHRAVRMLEGSYAIAMISAGHNSIYLARRKSPLVIGLGKGENYCASDVSALLHLTKEFIFLEDGELAEITPGDVRIWRGDGELVAIERRAEVVDWSPQQMEKGRYEHFMLKEINEQPYIMMKIADTIEYYKKFSERLESALKSGSLSIVAAGTSMHAGLIGKFYLSTLAGFGSDVIIASEFPEWSRHIANGDVILAISQSGETADVLEAVRIARDRGAKVFSIVNVPGSTLTRLSDEYVFIQAGPEVGVAATKTFTAQVASLYVISSLISDPTSSEDLREKLLSISNSILKDMGRVDEESRKIAGLLKSREHVFFLGRGVNYPTALEGALKLKEISYIHAEGYAAGEYKHGPLALIEEGVPVIALIPKERSLINKIIYNLMEVKARGSFTVTIQPPDVSLPSDRRLVVDVEDELTSPLIYAIPLQLIAYYTALELGRNPDKPRNLAKSVTVE
- a CDS encoding 30S ribosomal protein S12, translating into MGKKSPMGLYAARILREKYKEKRLHSWRVKRRLYRLKEKFDPLEGAPMARGIVLEKVGLEARQPHSGLRKAVKVQLAKNGVIITAFAPGDGALNVINEHDEVVVEGIGGSRGRSMGDIPGVRFKVIKVNGVSLEAILRGKKEKPSR